GTTGTCTGACAGActtccctctctttttttccttatttattttgatattttcccCCTAAATAAGCATAAAGATAATGATTATGATTATTGATAGAGAAAGCTGTTCTTCGAAAACGAGTTGAGGGTTCATTATGCTCAGTCTTGATTCGTCCTTGGAGACCTCAAAATATTTCACGATTCCCCCCGTCATTTAGTTTGATACTTTCCCCCTTAATAAGCATAAAGATAACGGTTATGATTGCATTGATCAAGCAAGATGATTTCTGAAAACGAGTTGAAAGGGCTCATTTGGCTCAATCTTACCTCAATATAACTCAGGGTTCCCCGTCTTTCTGAAAACGAGTTGAAAGAGCAGCGGAtgattttatctttcttttggGTAACAGAAGAAAGATAAATGTGATGTCAAGTACAACAAAAAATCCCTAGCCGGAGTCAACATGGACAAGAATTTGTGCTTTTGAATTAACCTATGCTTAAAGTGGTTCTTCCACTATGGGTTGGACCTTGATCTGAATAATTTGTTTGGTGTAACGTGGTGTTACCTTCGActtcttatttcttttttcagttataacAGAAACTTATGAATCAAGTAGAGACCATAACGAAATGGAAACAAATGGGTATGGAAATCTTACTATTGACAATCTAACCAAAAATATTGATTTGACTAGGTTGAAGCATGCGACAAACATCAAAGAAATCGACATCACGCCCAATATGCACAATGTTGAACATTAATCATTGTCTCTTCGTAGCACAAGGCATTGTGGATTGCAAACTTTATTAATGTCTTGTAGGGGCCATAAGAGCAAATACTCAAACATCTGCTTCCATAAAACCTTGTAACCCAAAGAATCATACcagggaaaataaaaatcaaagtaaattttttatgcAATTATAGTACATTTTGGTTCCAAGGTAGCATGATCATTTGGCTCCCCTCATATAAACTAATGGAGAAAATCATCgataagataattaattaactccAAAGATCTTCAAAATGTTCTTCTCTCTAGAACcttagaagaagaagaaggatccAGCTACGGCGGCAATGCCAGCAGCGGTGGAGAACTTGATGCTGGAGGCACCGTTCTTTGGGGGAGCGGGGACCGGGGATGAGGCATCATCAGCAGCAGGTCCTTCCGAGGCCAGGCTTCCGGGGGAGGGTGGGGACGAGATATCAGTGCCGGGGGCTGATGCGGGGGTCTCGGAGATGGTGGGCGATGAGGCGGGAGAGGTGCTGGGGGATGAGGCGGGAGAGGTCTTGGGGGCCGAGGCAGCCTTAGGAGAGGCAGCAGAAGGGGTTGGGGCGCTGGAAGACTTAGGGGAGGTGGCGGGGGAGGAGGCCTTTGGGGACGCAGCCTTGGGGGATGAAGCCTTAGGTGCTGGGGCCGGTGAGGGCGAGGAGGCTGCGGATACAGATCCGGCAACTGCCAGGACAACGAGTGCTAGAGCAATGAGCTGACGTGCCATTTTCTTTGGagtatttgaaattttttttctcttttttcaatATGAAGAGaggatatgtatatatttgtgATTCTTAAAGATGCAGTACTTTCTCTATTTAATGTAGAGAAACACTGCAATGCAATAACAATGAGGGAAGGAGTATGGAGAGGTGAGTGATATATAAGGCTTATGGTGGGAGAGAAATTAGGGTTTCTTGTAATGAGAGGATAGGAAATTTTGACAGTTTGTTCGTTGACGATTTGAATGGTAAAGGGTTCAGTTGGGTAAATTACGGACATTCCCATTTTAGTAAGTGCTTTTGTTAGTAAAGAAGAAGATGTTCAAGTCTAGCATGATTTGACCAACCgaaaagcaaaaagaaaaaagaaaaagtctaGCATGATTTGATTATAATTTGACCAAAGCCAGACTgctaataattttgaaaatgaaagaTTGGATGACAGTGGAATTTGATCAATGTAATGTTAGTCATCTCGTAAGTTCGATTAAAGAAACTGGACatgttttgaaaattaataaattgttcAGTTATTTACGAAAAGAAATATGGCGAAGAGAATGAATGCTTTCTTCTAGAAAAGTGCAGGATATAGCCCATCGGAATATCCTTTCTCGTTCTAGAATTATGAAACATTATATAGCTTGACTCGCACTATGCACAAGTTTACAAAACACCTCTTTTTTCAAACTCGTTAATTATCatctaataaattaatcacaaatattcaattattaaaattcaGATTAATATTACAAAATCCCGAATAGAAAGAAACTAATATGTAAACAATACATATaaatttcttcttatttttaaaaatttttacaaacttatataatatttcaattttacccAAAATAAACTAAAACTGGCCCATCTTAACCTCATGAGGCAGGTGTCCTCATATTTTTCTAGctttttctccaaattttcacaaatttcgttttatttttaaaattttttacaagCTTATATAATCTATCAGTTTTACCCTTCTAATGTTTCCGATATGTATTATTACAATTTCCATGTATTTTTCTCCTCCCTTTCCAAACACATCTTcctgaaaattaatttcaagacTGAGCACCTGCTATTTAATTATGTCATGAAAAAGTTGAGTTATAATTGTTATAAagtattgaatatatatattatattttacaccatttttgaaaattttttaatacttctAATTTAGCAATGTACCTATCtatcttaaaataatatatcctCTTCTAAGTAACTCTTAAAATCATTAAATTAACCACATTTAAGGTATGGTTTtcggatatatatatgtgtgtgtagaTACGAATATGTAAGTAACATACTATATACATGGTAcatctataatatataatttgatgtaaagaacgtcttaaaaaatataatgacaCTTTTAAGGTAATAATAAGTTCGTTAAATATTGCGGCACAATGCGAGTTTTGGCCTAGTTTGAATCGAAGCAATATAATTGTATATCCTGTTCAGGATACATGTCTCTCGAAAAGAGAGCCTTAACATAGACATACACCTTCGGCGCTGTCTCTTCAATAGCACACTTAATCattctattttaatatggCACCTTTTCCACGGCCGTGTCATATATCATTACTCCAAAATGGTTccaaaattaaacttgagTGATAGATGAAGGTGCTATTTGACATTACTAATTGAGAACTCGTAAAGGCCTAGGCATAGAGTCATTACCTAAACACCTTAGCAAATCTCTTGTGGGGGCAAATACTCTCTATTTTGTTGAGTTATGGAACTTGAAGTACTGTGAGTTATATCTCTTATAACCCTAACTTAAAATAGTGGAATACCTGGCTGGGCGGCGCCTCCAGACGTAGTCAGAATTTCTGACGAACTGGGTAATCAATTCCGTGtgtcccttttattttttcgttcatattgtcttctaCTATCGTATATCAGGCgcaacaattggtatcagagctcgGGTTTGAATCGGAGCAATCTACGATGGACGGAAGAAAATTGATGATCGAAAAGTTTGATGGATCGGATTATGGGTTTTGGAGGATGCAAATCGAAGATTATCTTTACGGTAAAGATTTGTGGCAACCTCTAGAGGATAAGTCGATCGGGATGACAGAAGCGGAATGGAAGGTGTTGGATAGGAATGCGATGAGTGTGATTCGTTTGTCACTGTCGAGGAACGTGGCGTTTCATACAGCGAAGGAGAAAACCACTAAAGGTATACTGAAGGTTTTAGTCGATATGTACGAAAAGCCATCAGCGGCGAACAAGGTTCATCTGATGCTGCGGCTGTTTAACCTAAAGATGTCGGAGAGTACTGTTGTTGCCGAACATCTGAATGAGTTCAACTTGATAACGGCTCAATTGACCTCAGTCGCTATCGATTTTGATGACGAAGTAAGAGCCCTAATTTCATTGTCGTCTCTACTAGAAAGTTGGAGCGGAACGATCACAGCTGTTAGTGCTTCAGCGGGGAAGGCGAAATTAAAGTTTGATGAAGTTCGAGATCTGATAATTAGTGAAGAAATTCGCAGAAAAGAATCAAGGAAAACTTCGGGATCAACTTTGAGTACAGAAAATAGAGGCGGATCAGAATCAGGGAATTCGCATTGAAGCATATCGAAGTCAAGAAATAAATCTAAGTCGGGACAAGACAAAAGTTCAATTGAGTGTTTGAATTGTAAGAAACGTGGTCATTACAAGAATCAGTGTAAGGAAccgagaaaggaaaggaaagacgACAACTCAGCGAACGTGGCAGCAGAGGAGATTAGTGACGCACTGATCTTAAGTGTCAACAGTCCATTGGAATCGTGGGTTTTGGATTCTGGAGCATCGTTTCATTTCTGCCCTAATGCCGATATTATGGAGAATTATACTTCTGGTAATTTTGGTAAGGTTTATCTTGCTGATGATGAGCCTTTGGAGATCGCAAGGAAAGGAGATGTTCGGATTAAAACACCGAATGGACTCGTATGGCAGTTGCGTGGTGTGAGGCACATTTCTGGTTTGAAGAGGAATCTAATTTCTGTACGGCAGTTGGATGACGAGGGTTATGACCTGTCCTTTGGCTCTAACTCCTGGAAAATAATCAAAGGGGCCATGGTGGTGACTTGAGGTAAGGAGGGTACACTGTACATAACCGTGAACAACCATGACAACATTGCACTCACTAGTGCAAACAACGATGCAGATTTGTGGCATTGCAGGCTTGGCCACATGAGTGAGAAGGGGATGAAATAGTTATGCTCAAAGAGAAAACTACCAAGTCTAAAAACAGTTGAGCTTGGATTATGCGAGGATTATGTATTCGGGAAGCAGAAAAGAGTCAGTTTTTCGAAGGCTGGTAGAACTTTGAAGGAGCAGAAATTGGAGCTGGTACATAGTGACTTATGGGGACCAGCACCGGTCACATCTCTTGGTAGCGCATCATATTACATGACCTTCATTGACGACTCCATGAGGAAGGTATgggtttattttcttaaacgTAAATCTGACGCTTTTGATGCTTTCAGAAAGTGGAAAGCTTTGGTAGAAAATGAAACAGGCCTGAAGGTAAAATGTTTGAGATCTGATAATGGTGGAGAATATGAGCTCAATGAGTTCAAAGAGTACTGTGCTGTGAATGGCATTCGCATGGAGAAAACTGTTAGAGGAACCCCTCAGCAGAACGGGGTTGTAGAACGAATGAACAGAACCTTGAATGAACGTGCTAGGTGCATGCGATTGAAGTGTGGGTTACCGAAGACATTTTGGGCAGATGCAGTTAACACTGTTgctttcttaattaatagaGGACCATCAGTTCCTTTGGATAACGACATACCAGAGGAGGTTTGGAGTGGTAAAGAGGTAAACCTATTATTTCTCAAAGTTTTTGGTTGTGTTTCGTATGTTCATGTTGATGCTACTACTAGAAGCAAACTGGATGCAAAATCTGTGAAGTGTACTTTTATTGGATATGGCGGTGATGAATTTGGTTATAGATTTTGGGATGATCAGAATCGGAAAATAATTCGAAGTCGAGATGTCATATTTAATGAGCATGTTCTGTACAAAGACAGGTCGGGTGCACCAGACATTGATAGTGTAAGTACTCAGGTTAAAAGCCCTCAGTTTGTTGAATTGGATATTCCAAACTCTCGTGTTAGCAAAATTTAGAATGACCAGGAGGTTGTTGAGGCAGAACCAAGTACATCGGTAGTTCCGTTGAAGAGATCAGAAAGACAACATCACGCACCGGAAAGGTACTCGCCCTCTTTACACTATCTTTTGTTTACTGATAGTGGTGAGCCAGAATGTTATGCTGAGGCTATGCAGAGTGAGCACTCGAGCAAATGGGAGCTTGCAATGGAAGATGAAATGAATTCTTTAATGTCCAATAGCACTTGAGAACTAGTTGAGCTTCCAAAGGGTAAGAATGCATTACATAACAAGTGGGTTTACAGAATTAAAGAAGAGGCGGATGGAAGCAAGCGTTACAAGGCAAGGTTGGTTGTGAAGGGTTTTCAGCAGAAACAAGGTATTGATTATACAGATATATTCTCTCCTGTTGTGAAGTTAACTACTATCAGATTAGTTTTGAGCATAATTGCTGCAGAGAATTTATTGTTAGAGCAGATGATGTAAAAACAACATTTCTTCATGGTGGTCTTAACgaagacatatatatgaagCAACTAGAAGGATACTTGTCCGAAGGTAGCAGTGAGCTTATGTGCAAGCTACAGAAAAGTTTGTATGGTTTGAAACAAGCCTCGAGACAGTGGTATATGAAGTTTGATGGGTTCATGCATGAGATCGAGTTCGTCAGATGCAATGCTGATCATTGTTGCTACTTCAAGAGGTTTGACAATAGCTTTATTATTTTGCTattatatgttgatgatataTTGATAGCAGGCTCTTGTGCTCAAGAGGTGTATAAGTTGAAGAAGCAATTGTCCAAACAGTTTGAAATGAAGGATCTTGGAGAGGCTAAACAGATCCTAGGTATGAGGATTAATCGAGATAAAGTGGCAGGAAAGCTGTTCCTTTCACAGGCTGAATACAttgaaaatgttttgaagGGATTCCGTATGGATACAGCAAAGCCAGTGAGTACTCCTATGGGTAGCCATTTTAAGCTATCAATAAGGGATTCACCTAAAAGTGATTCAGAGCATGCTCATATGGAGAAAGTTCCCTACGCTTCAGCAGTTGGAAGTATTATGTATGCTATGGTGTGTACTAGACCAGATATTGCGCATGTAGTGGGAGTTGTAAGCAGATATATGAGTAATCCGGGTAAGCAGCattgggaagcagtaaagtggatctTCAGATACTTGCGAGGTACCACAGAGAGGGCTTTATGTTTCGAAGGCAAGAACATGGTTTTGAATGGTTATGTTGATGCTGACTTGGCAGGTGATCTTGATAAAAGGAAGAGTACAACCGGCTAGTTTCACAGGATctacggaagcgaaaaaggaacataaattcaaaatttcctacccgtgaaactaatcccaagacctactagaagaataagagtaaataaaagcgtacctggaatatttaaaattgtcgaccgagcgtcccacgcgtgacgcctctaccggtatccacactgactttgtcgacgagttttcgagatcggcggtgctagcgaccaatactcgaaagaaacaccgatgcgacacccgaaatttttagactaatggacctaatttgaattgaacaattcaactcaaattatttatatatatatatatatatgctcacatatatacatataaagcaTACACACACTTACACATTATATATGTCAGTACATGCACACTATCCCCTTtatataagcaatatggggggAACAAAATTGAagtcccaccgatgtgggattagcATTAAATTGCTCCTCACATGACATGTGTCCATACACATGTCTATTAACataaaagccatgtgtcactgtattaatcgtgcatcaatttggtccatttaatctaataaatcgagtctaattaatcgacaaatttaatctcattaaatatccgattaatcggtcacaccataaatcatctaatctcaattagacgattttattatttcaaaatatctcgtcaatttagtcatAGTGTGTGACcttgtaggttcccaattacgt
Above is a window of Punica granatum isolate Tunisia-2019 chromosome 7, ASM765513v2, whole genome shotgun sequence DNA encoding:
- the LOC116215030 gene encoding mucin-1-like, whose amino-acid sequence is MARQLIALALVVLAVAGSVSAASSPSPAPAPKASSPKAASPKASSPATSPKSSSAPTPSAASPKAASAPKTSPASSPSTSPASSPTISETPASAPGTDISSPPSPGSLASEGPAADDASSPVPAPPKNGASSIKFSTAAGIAAVAGSFFFF